A window of the Streptomyces luomodiensis genome harbors these coding sequences:
- a CDS encoding cation:proton antiporter translates to MAMSGGALEETIRDVLIGLAVVVPVALFCGRIAQRLRQPAVLGEIAAGLMLGPSLLGMFPGDPTGALFPAEARPFLQLLAQLGLVLFMFGVGYHLDVAHLRGRGRQVMSVSFSSVALPFALGTGLAVGFATWGLTERGRAGLLGPALFLGAAMSITAFPVLARILTDHGLARERIGNVALACAALQDLLAWGILAVVVVVVNADGPWPLARMALLSTLFVLGMRYVVRPALRRLLAPERPWNRDSALAQGVVFGGLLLSAWATDAMGLHTVFGAFVFGAVVPRRQLEAHAPDVPARIEQSSLLLLPVFFAVTGLSVDFQGLGAQGLVMLLAVLLVACAGKFVGAAVAARLTGATPRQSITLGVLLNARGLTELVLLNVGLALGVIDGRLFTVMVAMAVITTMMTGPLLQRLSPAPRSLTVGRGGEHGDAGDAKGAGDAEGAGDAGASAEDAGVAR, encoded by the coding sequence ATGGCCATGAGTGGCGGCGCGCTCGAAGAGACCATCCGTGATGTGCTGATCGGCCTCGCCGTGGTCGTGCCCGTGGCCCTCTTCTGCGGGCGGATCGCCCAGCGGCTGCGGCAGCCGGCCGTACTGGGGGAAATCGCGGCCGGTCTGATGCTGGGCCCCAGCCTGCTGGGTATGTTCCCCGGCGATCCGACCGGGGCCCTCTTCCCGGCCGAGGCCCGCCCCTTCCTCCAGCTGCTGGCCCAACTGGGCCTCGTCCTCTTCATGTTCGGGGTGGGCTATCACCTCGACGTCGCGCATCTGCGCGGCCGGGGGCGCCAGGTGATGTCGGTGTCGTTCAGCTCCGTCGCCCTGCCGTTCGCGCTGGGCACCGGCCTGGCCGTCGGGTTCGCCACCTGGGGCCTCACCGAGCGGGGGCGGGCGGGGTTGCTCGGTCCGGCGCTGTTCCTGGGCGCGGCCATGTCCATCACGGCCTTCCCGGTGCTCGCCCGCATCCTGACCGACCACGGCCTGGCCCGCGAGCGCATCGGCAACGTGGCGCTCGCCTGCGCCGCCCTCCAGGACCTGCTGGCGTGGGGCATTCTCGCCGTCGTGGTCGTCGTGGTGAATGCCGACGGGCCCTGGCCACTCGCCCGGATGGCGTTGCTGTCCACCCTCTTCGTCCTCGGCATGCGGTACGTGGTCAGGCCCGCGCTGCGCCGGCTGCTGGCGCCCGAGCGGCCCTGGAACCGGGACAGCGCCCTGGCCCAGGGGGTGGTCTTCGGCGGCCTGCTGCTGTCGGCCTGGGCCACTGACGCGATGGGGCTGCACACCGTGTTCGGCGCCTTCGTCTTCGGCGCCGTCGTACCGCGCCGGCAGCTCGAAGCCCACGCGCCGGACGTGCCCGCGCGCATCGAGCAGTCGAGCCTGCTGCTGCTCCCGGTCTTCTTCGCCGTCACCGGACTGTCGGTGGACTTCCAGGGCCTCGGCGCGCAGGGCCTGGTCATGCTGCTCGCCGTGCTCCTGGTGGCCTGCGCGGGCAAGTTCGTCGGCGCCGCGGTGGCCGCCCGGCTCACCGGGGCCACTCCCCGGCAGTCCATCACCCTCGGGGTGCTGCTGAACGCGCGGGGGCTCACCGAACTGGTGCTGCTCAACGTGGGCCTCGCCCTCGGTGTCATCGACGGGCGCCTCTTCACCGTGATGGTGGCCATGGCCGTGATCACCACGATGATGACCGGCCCGCTGCTCCAGCGCCTGTCGCCGGCGCCCCGGTCGCTCACCGTCGGCCGCGGTGGCGAACACGGGGACGCCGGCGATGCCAAGGGCGCCGGCGACGCGGAAGGCGCCGGCGATGCCGGAGCCTCCGCTGAAGACGCCGGTGTCGCCCGGTGA
- a CDS encoding polysaccharide deacetylase family protein, which translates to MAVSTRDRSRKRLRAGLVAAATAALAAFSAAPSPAATHGAAGTNTAWADCSGGYVGLTYDDGPNPASTQALLTALRAGGAKATFFIWGQHAEQYPDLLRSEQSAGMWIANHTSTHPHLPQIGEPAAYNEIAGAQSTIQRITGQTPTLFRPPYGETNAQIKADEARLGLTEVLWSVDSQDWNGAGTQQIVQAAATMRAGSIILMHDGGYQTTVNAVPQILSGLAARKLCPGRITAGAGGGAVVTAP; encoded by the coding sequence GTGGCCGTAAGCACCCGCGACCGCAGCCGCAAACGTCTAAGGGCCGGGCTCGTCGCCGCGGCCACGGCCGCCCTGGCGGCGTTCTCCGCCGCTCCGTCCCCGGCGGCCACGCACGGTGCGGCGGGCACCAACACCGCCTGGGCCGACTGCTCGGGCGGATACGTGGGTCTGACGTACGACGACGGGCCGAATCCCGCGTCGACGCAGGCGCTGCTGACGGCCCTGCGGGCGGGCGGCGCCAAGGCCACCTTCTTCATCTGGGGACAGCACGCCGAGCAGTACCCGGACCTGCTCAGGTCCGAGCAGTCGGCGGGCATGTGGATCGCCAACCACACCTCCACCCATCCGCATCTCCCCCAGATCGGCGAACCGGCCGCGTACAACGAGATCGCGGGCGCCCAGAGCACCATCCAGCGCATCACCGGGCAGACCCCCACCCTGTTCCGCCCGCCCTACGGCGAGACCAACGCGCAGATCAAGGCCGATGAGGCCCGGCTCGGGCTGACCGAGGTGCTGTGGTCGGTGGACTCCCAGGACTGGAACGGGGCCGGCACCCAGCAGATCGTCCAGGCCGCCGCCACCATGCGGGCGGGCAGCATCATCCTCATGCACGACGGCGGCTACCAGACCACCGTCAACGCGGTACCGCAGATCCTCAGCGGGCTCGCGGCACGGAAGCTGTGCCCTGGCCGGATCACGGCCGGAGCGGGCGGCGGCGCCGTCGTCACGGCTCCCTGA
- a CDS encoding endo-1,4-beta-xylanase: protein MVTSTRRHEPRRSPSGAQRPRLRVRRAFTLGVVGFLTAAGVLTLSGTASAASTLGGAAAAKGRYFGAAVAANHLGEAQYAATLDTEFNAVTPENEMKWDAVESSRNSFNFTSADQIVSHAQGKGMKIRGHTLVWHSQLPGWVSGLGATDLRSAMNNHITKVMQHYQGKIYAWDVVNEAFQDGNSGARRSSPFQDKLGDGFIEEAFRTARAADPSAKLCYNDYNTDGQNAKSNAVYNLVKDFKARGVPIDCVGFQSHFNSQSPVPSDYQQNLQRFADLGVDVQITELDIEGSGSAQADNYRRVTQACLAVSRCTGITVWGIPDKYSWRASGTPLLFDDNYGKKPAYDAVLAALGGSSGGGGDDGGGGGRSCTASYSETQRWGDRFNGQVTVTAGSSAISGWTVTVTVRSAQRVSATWNSTPSWDSSGKVMTVKPNGNGNLSAGATTSFGFTVMANGDWSAPTIGSCTAS from the coding sequence ATGGTCACCAGTACCCGTCGTCATGAGCCGAGGCGCTCCCCTAGCGGAGCCCAGCGTCCCCGGTTACGTGTCCGAAGAGCGTTCACCCTCGGTGTCGTCGGCTTCCTCACCGCCGCCGGCGTCCTCACCCTGTCCGGTACCGCCAGCGCCGCGAGCACCCTCGGTGGCGCGGCGGCCGCCAAGGGCCGGTACTTCGGCGCCGCCGTGGCCGCCAACCACCTCGGTGAGGCGCAGTACGCCGCCACGCTGGACACCGAGTTCAACGCCGTCACACCCGAGAACGAGATGAAGTGGGACGCCGTCGAGAGCTCCCGGAACTCGTTCAACTTCACCTCCGCCGACCAGATCGTCAGCCATGCGCAGGGCAAGGGCATGAAGATCCGCGGCCACACCCTGGTCTGGCACTCCCAGCTGCCCGGCTGGGTCAGCGGTCTGGGCGCCACCGATCTGCGCTCGGCGATGAACAACCACATCACCAAGGTGATGCAGCACTACCAGGGCAAGATCTACGCCTGGGACGTGGTCAACGAGGCATTCCAGGACGGCAACAGCGGTGCGCGGCGCAGTTCGCCGTTCCAGGACAAGCTCGGCGACGGCTTCATCGAGGAGGCGTTCCGCACCGCCCGTGCGGCCGACCCCAGCGCCAAACTCTGCTACAACGACTACAACACCGACGGTCAGAACGCGAAGAGCAACGCCGTCTACAACCTGGTGAAGGACTTCAAGGCGCGCGGGGTTCCGATCGACTGCGTCGGCTTCCAGTCGCACTTCAACAGCCAGTCCCCGGTCCCCTCCGACTACCAGCAGAACCTCCAGCGCTTCGCCGACCTCGGCGTCGACGTGCAGATCACCGAGCTGGACATCGAGGGCTCCGGCTCGGCCCAGGCCGACAACTACCGCCGGGTCACCCAGGCGTGCCTGGCCGTGTCCCGCTGCACCGGGATCACCGTCTGGGGCATCCCCGACAAGTACTCGTGGCGGGCCAGCGGCACCCCGCTGCTGTTCGACGACAACTACGGCAAGAAGCCCGCGTACGACGCGGTGCTGGCGGCGCTCGGCGGCTCCAGCGGTGGTGGCGGTGACGATGGCGGTGGCGGTGGCCGGTCGTGCACCGCGTCGTACTCCGAGACGCAGCGGTGGGGCGACCGTTTCAACGGCCAGGTGACGGTGACGGCCGGCAGTTCCGCCATCAGCGGCTGGACGGTCACGGTGACCGTGCGTTCCGCGCAGCGCGTCTCCGCCACCTGGAACTCCACACCCAGCTGGGACAGCAGCGGCAAGGTCATGACGGTGAAACCCAACGGCAACGGCAACCTGAGCGCGGGAGCGACGACCAGCTTCGGCTTCACGGTCATGGCGAACGGGGACTGGTCGGCCCCCACCATCGGCTCCTGCACCGCCTCCTAG
- a CDS encoding ABC transporter substrate-binding protein, with product MHSPLTRRGFLAAGSGLAAATVLPGLSGCSALTGADSDPHTLVVHSQLGTTAPGSPTYLAALDRFRAENPGLKVKNLINGDDLAQVYETSRLARKEPDVVMVNLYDKTLAWTDVGATVDVKGYLDDWGLRERVRPEALGAWTDAKGRLRAFPYFATNWPIAYNRALLDRAGVDAIPTTGDELIAAARKLRAKGIAPVTVGGNDWTGQKLLAQIIQTFLTEDEARHAYSTGDFGSRGAREGIDYFVTLRDAGVFADKAQGLTSDSMTTQFNTEAAAIESAMSSALAKVPAKVAEHTEVGGWPLAGGAAHDKPTILRTYTLIGFWISPNGTKKIDAVEKFVRFMYRPDTVSRFIEESGRDMALHSDAVSTRFPLVAAAQRLGSRVSQVLLPDVYVPPAAAQPLITATSTSFTRGTSAAKVRAALETAYRSA from the coding sequence GTGCACTCACCGCTGACTCGGCGCGGCTTCCTCGCCGCCGGTTCCGGCCTCGCCGCCGCGACCGTCCTGCCCGGCCTGTCCGGCTGCTCCGCGCTGACCGGGGCCGACTCCGACCCCCACACGCTCGTCGTGCACAGCCAGCTGGGCACCACCGCCCCGGGGTCGCCCACCTACCTCGCGGCCCTGGACCGGTTCCGCGCGGAGAACCCTGGACTCAAGGTCAAGAACCTCATCAACGGCGACGACCTCGCGCAGGTCTACGAGACCTCACGGCTGGCCCGCAAGGAGCCGGACGTCGTCATGGTCAACCTCTACGACAAGACACTGGCGTGGACGGACGTCGGCGCCACCGTCGACGTCAAGGGCTACCTGGACGACTGGGGGCTGCGCGAGCGCGTGCGCCCGGAGGCGCTCGGCGCGTGGACCGACGCCAAGGGCCGGCTGCGGGCCTTCCCCTACTTCGCCACCAACTGGCCGATCGCCTACAACAGGGCACTGCTGGACCGGGCGGGTGTCGACGCGATACCCACCACGGGCGATGAGCTGATCGCCGCGGCGCGCAAGCTGCGGGCCAAGGGGATCGCGCCGGTGACCGTCGGCGGCAACGACTGGACCGGGCAGAAACTGCTCGCCCAGATCATCCAGACCTTTCTCACCGAGGACGAGGCCAGGCACGCCTATTCCACGGGAGACTTCGGCAGCAGGGGCGCCCGGGAGGGCATCGACTACTTCGTGACGCTGCGCGACGCGGGCGTCTTCGCAGACAAGGCGCAGGGCCTCACCTCGGACTCGATGACCACGCAGTTCAACACGGAGGCCGCCGCCATCGAGTCGGCCATGTCCTCGGCGCTGGCGAAGGTGCCCGCGAAGGTGGCCGAGCACACCGAGGTCGGCGGCTGGCCACTGGCCGGCGGCGCCGCGCACGACAAGCCCACCATCCTGCGGACCTACACCCTGATCGGGTTCTGGATCAGCCCGAACGGCACCAAGAAGATCGACGCGGTGGAGAAGTTCGTGCGCTTCATGTACCGCCCCGACACCGTCTCCCGGTTCATCGAGGAGAGCGGCCGCGACATGGCGCTGCACTCCGACGCCGTCAGTACGCGTTTCCCGCTGGTCGCCGCCGCGCAGCGGCTGGGCTCCCGGGTGAGCCAGGTGCTGCTGCCCGATGTGTACGTCCCGCCCGCCGCCGCCCAGCCACTGATCACCGCGACCAGTACGTCCTTCACCCGAGGCACCAGCGCCGCGAAGGTCCG